A window of Primulina tabacum isolate GXHZ01 chromosome 4, ASM2559414v2, whole genome shotgun sequence contains these coding sequences:
- the LOC142542876 gene encoding putative LRR receptor-like serine/threonine-protein kinase At1g63430 isoform X2, whose translation MECFTSCQVLLLSLGLFLADCVAAFPKNEVEALTSFKRAIIEDPLLILSNWNSLDSDPCDWSCISCSMAGDNVIKINISGTSLKGFVAPELYQLSALQELILRGNSLIGTIPKEIGILKELKVLDLSSNQLTGTIPPEIGSLTAVVKINLGSNGLTGKIPSELGNLKYLEELRLDRNKLLGSIPASNGPASSSTMQGTSSQLKVADFSYNFLIGTIPKCLVYLSRSSFRGNCLQDKDSKQRPPAQCGRLTSKSRPRLNTTHMPTEDRTKHIANASKPVWLLALEIVTGVMVGFLFVMALLAAIQKWKSKPSIIMPWKKSSSTKEYMTIYIDSEALKDVPKYSRQELELACEDFSNIIGSSPDSVVYKGTLKGGSEIAVISLCIKEENWAGYLELYFQNEVADLARLNNENVGKLLGYCRESSPFTRMLVFEYASNGTLYEHLQYGEGCQFSWTRRMKIIIGIARGLKYLHTELNPPFSLSELNSGSIYLTDEFSPKLVDFECWKTILSRSEKSSGSISNEGDVCILPSSLERRCLDTQGNIYAFGILLLELVSGRPPYCKDKGCLVDWAKEFLESPDVMSYVVDPELKHFSSDDLKVICEVANLCIRPNSSTRTSMQDLCSMLETGIDTSISAELKVSSLAWAELTLS comes from the exons ATGGAATGTTTTACTTCATGTCAAGTTCTTTTGCTGAGTTTAGGGCTCTTTCTTGCTGATTGTGTTGCTGCATTTCCGAAGAATGAAG TTGAAGCCTTAACTTCCTTTAAGAGAGCTATTATTGAGGACCCGCTGCTGATTCTGTCGAATTGGAATTCTCTAGATTCGGATCCTTGTGATTGGTCTTGCATTTCTTGTTCTATGGCTGGGGATAATGTAATAAAGAT CAACATATCCGGGACATCATTGAAGGGTTTTGTTGCTCCAGAGCTGTACCAGCTCTCAGCTTTGCAAGAGTT AATTCTGCGTGGGAATTCATTGATCGGTACAATACCAAAGGAAATCGGCATTTTAAAAGAACTCAAGGTGTTGGATTTAAGTTCAAACCAGCTAACCGGAACGATTCCACCTGAGATCGGAAGCTTAACTGCCGTAGTGAAAAT AAATCTTGGCTCCAATGGATTGACTGGAAAGATACCTTCTGAATTAGGTAACTTGAAATACCTTGAGGAACTTCGACTCGATAGGAATAAGCTTTTGGGATCTATCCCTGCTAGTAATGGCCCAGCATCTTCATCTACTATGCAGGGGAC TTCGTCCCAGCTAAAAGTGGCCGACTTTTCTTATAACTTTTTGATCGGAACCATACCCAAATGCTTGGTATATCTTTCGAG ATCAAGCTTTCGGGGGAATTGCCTTCAAGATAAGGATTCCAAACAGAGGCCTCCTGCGCAATGTG GCCGTCTAACTTCCAAATCACGTCCAAGACTTAACACAACACACATGCCTACTGAAGACAGAACAAAACATATAGCTAATGCATCAAAACCTGTATGGCTCTTGGCTCTTGAAATAGTCACCGGAGTAATGGTAGGTTTTCTCTTTGTCATGGCTCTTTTAGCTGCCATTCAGAAATGGAAGAGCAAACCTTCTATCATTATGCCCTGGAAGAAATCTTCAAGTACGAAGGAGTACATGACAATTTACATAG ATTCTGAAGCTCTGAAAGATGTACCAAAATATAGCAGACAAGAACTGGAGTTAGCCTGTGAAGATTTCAGCAACATCATTGGATCATCTCCGGATAGTGTGGTTTACAAAGGCACTTTGAAAGGTGGATCTGAAATTGCTGTGATATCCCTTTGTATCAAAGAAGAGAATTGGGCAGGCTATCTCGAGCTTTATTTCCAGAACGAG GTGGCAGATTTGGCAAGGTTAAATAACGAGAATGTGGGAAAACTTCTTGGATATTGTCGAGAAAGCAGTCCATTTACGAGGATGCTGGTGTTTGAATATGCGTCGAACGGGACTCTTTACGAGCACCTTCAAT ATGGAGAAGGATGCCAGTTCTCTTGGACTAGACGTATGAAAATCATTATCGGCATCGCCCGGGGGCTTAAGTATCTGCACACGGAACTTAATCCGCCATTTTCTTTATCTGAATTAAACTCGGGTTCTATCTATCTGACCGATGAATTTTCTCCCAAG CTAGTTGATTTTGAGTGCTGGAAGACGATTCTATCCAGATCTGAGAAGAGCTCGGGCTCGATAAGTAACGAAGGTGATGTTTGTATCCTTCCAAGTTCTTTAGAAAGACGCTGTCTTGATACCCAGGGAAACATATACGCATTTGGGATTCTTTTACTCGAACTCGTCAGTGGTAGACCTCCATACTGCAAAGATAAAGGGTGCTTAGTTGATTGG GCTAAAGAATTCTTGGAATCGCCTGATGTTATGTCGTACGTGGTCGACCCCGAGCTGAAACATTTCAGTTCGGATGACTTGAAGGTGATTTGTGAAGTGGCAAATCTATGCATCCGTCCCAATTCCAGCACCAGGACATCGATGCAAGATCTATGCTCGATGCTTGAAACCGGGATCGATACATCTATATCTGCAGAGCTCAAGGTGTCTTCTTTGGCTTGGGCTGAGCTCACTCTATCTTGA
- the LOC142542876 gene encoding putative LRR receptor-like serine/threonine-protein kinase At1g63430 isoform X1, with translation MECFTSCQVLLLSLGLFLADCVAAFPKNEVEALTSFKRAIIEDPLLILSNWNSLDSDPCDWSCISCSMAGDNVIKINISGTSLKGFVAPELYQLSALQELILRGNSLIGTIPKEIGILKELKVLDLSSNQLTGTIPPEIGSLTAVVKINLGSNGLTGKIPSELGNLKYLEELRLDRNKLLGSIPASNGPASSSTMQGTYALNGNPMGLCSSSQLKVADFSYNFLIGTIPKCLVYLSRSSFRGNCLQDKDSKQRPPAQCGRLTSKSRPRLNTTHMPTEDRTKHIANASKPVWLLALEIVTGVMVGFLFVMALLAAIQKWKSKPSIIMPWKKSSSTKEYMTIYIDSEALKDVPKYSRQELELACEDFSNIIGSSPDSVVYKGTLKGGSEIAVISLCIKEENWAGYLELYFQNEVADLARLNNENVGKLLGYCRESSPFTRMLVFEYASNGTLYEHLQYGEGCQFSWTRRMKIIIGIARGLKYLHTELNPPFSLSELNSGSIYLTDEFSPKLVDFECWKTILSRSEKSSGSISNEGDVCILPSSLERRCLDTQGNIYAFGILLLELVSGRPPYCKDKGCLVDWAKEFLESPDVMSYVVDPELKHFSSDDLKVICEVANLCIRPNSSTRTSMQDLCSMLETGIDTSISAELKVSSLAWAELTLS, from the exons ATGGAATGTTTTACTTCATGTCAAGTTCTTTTGCTGAGTTTAGGGCTCTTTCTTGCTGATTGTGTTGCTGCATTTCCGAAGAATGAAG TTGAAGCCTTAACTTCCTTTAAGAGAGCTATTATTGAGGACCCGCTGCTGATTCTGTCGAATTGGAATTCTCTAGATTCGGATCCTTGTGATTGGTCTTGCATTTCTTGTTCTATGGCTGGGGATAATGTAATAAAGAT CAACATATCCGGGACATCATTGAAGGGTTTTGTTGCTCCAGAGCTGTACCAGCTCTCAGCTTTGCAAGAGTT AATTCTGCGTGGGAATTCATTGATCGGTACAATACCAAAGGAAATCGGCATTTTAAAAGAACTCAAGGTGTTGGATTTAAGTTCAAACCAGCTAACCGGAACGATTCCACCTGAGATCGGAAGCTTAACTGCCGTAGTGAAAAT AAATCTTGGCTCCAATGGATTGACTGGAAAGATACCTTCTGAATTAGGTAACTTGAAATACCTTGAGGAACTTCGACTCGATAGGAATAAGCTTTTGGGATCTATCCCTGCTAGTAATGGCCCAGCATCTTCATCTACTATGCAGGGGAC GTATGCTCTAAATGGCAACCCTATGGGTTTGTGTAGTTCGTCCCAGCTAAAAGTGGCCGACTTTTCTTATAACTTTTTGATCGGAACCATACCCAAATGCTTGGTATATCTTTCGAG ATCAAGCTTTCGGGGGAATTGCCTTCAAGATAAGGATTCCAAACAGAGGCCTCCTGCGCAATGTG GCCGTCTAACTTCCAAATCACGTCCAAGACTTAACACAACACACATGCCTACTGAAGACAGAACAAAACATATAGCTAATGCATCAAAACCTGTATGGCTCTTGGCTCTTGAAATAGTCACCGGAGTAATGGTAGGTTTTCTCTTTGTCATGGCTCTTTTAGCTGCCATTCAGAAATGGAAGAGCAAACCTTCTATCATTATGCCCTGGAAGAAATCTTCAAGTACGAAGGAGTACATGACAATTTACATAG ATTCTGAAGCTCTGAAAGATGTACCAAAATATAGCAGACAAGAACTGGAGTTAGCCTGTGAAGATTTCAGCAACATCATTGGATCATCTCCGGATAGTGTGGTTTACAAAGGCACTTTGAAAGGTGGATCTGAAATTGCTGTGATATCCCTTTGTATCAAAGAAGAGAATTGGGCAGGCTATCTCGAGCTTTATTTCCAGAACGAG GTGGCAGATTTGGCAAGGTTAAATAACGAGAATGTGGGAAAACTTCTTGGATATTGTCGAGAAAGCAGTCCATTTACGAGGATGCTGGTGTTTGAATATGCGTCGAACGGGACTCTTTACGAGCACCTTCAAT ATGGAGAAGGATGCCAGTTCTCTTGGACTAGACGTATGAAAATCATTATCGGCATCGCCCGGGGGCTTAAGTATCTGCACACGGAACTTAATCCGCCATTTTCTTTATCTGAATTAAACTCGGGTTCTATCTATCTGACCGATGAATTTTCTCCCAAG CTAGTTGATTTTGAGTGCTGGAAGACGATTCTATCCAGATCTGAGAAGAGCTCGGGCTCGATAAGTAACGAAGGTGATGTTTGTATCCTTCCAAGTTCTTTAGAAAGACGCTGTCTTGATACCCAGGGAAACATATACGCATTTGGGATTCTTTTACTCGAACTCGTCAGTGGTAGACCTCCATACTGCAAAGATAAAGGGTGCTTAGTTGATTGG GCTAAAGAATTCTTGGAATCGCCTGATGTTATGTCGTACGTGGTCGACCCCGAGCTGAAACATTTCAGTTCGGATGACTTGAAGGTGATTTGTGAAGTGGCAAATCTATGCATCCGTCCCAATTCCAGCACCAGGACATCGATGCAAGATCTATGCTCGATGCTTGAAACCGGGATCGATACATCTATATCTGCAGAGCTCAAGGTGTCTTCTTTGGCTTGGGCTGAGCTCACTCTATCTTGA